ATGGTCTCAAGTTGTTTCTTTCATTGTCGAGCCTAATATCCGTTTTAATTACGCACAAGAGCTCTTTAAACTTTTATCAATTAGAATTTgtctctataaaatataaacaagaatATGCAGGCATCTTCCCCATTAAGGAAAGTGTTTTatctgaaaattaaataagtactCACAGACCATTGGTGTCTCCACTCAGGTACTATATTATAACTCGAAAATGTTGTAGTAAAAGCTTGGCCAGGATATACATCTATTGCGTTTAGTAGTTGTCTACTTTTAAAGCAAAAGCCAGAATCATTGTTATCGCAGAAATACTTATTTTCGAGATAATGGAGCTTGTCGGACAGTGTAGGTGAATCTATaacatatcatttttattgagtaatggaaaaaaattggttaaacaAAAATCTGCGAAAAGGAACAAATCGAATTCGGATACAATACATAGTCACGTACTAATTTAGATTAAtgatatgaaatgaaaaatcaatggcgctacaacgtttttaggtctgggcctcagatgtctttatctgtttcatgatcatttgttaatctaataggcaagtaggtgatcagccttctgtgactgATGCACGCCATCGACATTTTGGGTTAAGTctagccggttttctcacgatgttttccttcaccgttcgaactaatgttaaatgcgcacaaagaatggaagtccattggtgcacagccggggatcgaacctacgaccttagggatgagagtcgcatgctgaagacACTAGGGCAACTCTGCTCCTGATACatatttgagtttgagttttaTTTACCAAGATGAAAGAAAGGATTGAAGGgacatacataaaatatagcCCCCATTTGCATTGTTaggattattttgtttttaggcatcgttaacaatattattttttaaatatcaacataaaaaataaattttaatataaagcaGTAATTAACGTCatctatttactttaattagctttaattaataattaccttTAAGCGTTGGTATCTTATTGGCCTTTGCTTTGTTCAGTCTGTGTCTTACATAAACAGGTTCTAACTGGGTCATACATACCTCGTATAGATGTACCGAGATGAacccaaaataataattaatattttttaaacttcttTTCAGTCCACAGTTTACTTCATCATTGCGTACTATTTTACTTAACCTCCCATCACAggataagtttttaaaatcatacgaacgcttattaattttaaaaagagaaTCTTTTAGGCAAACACCTTCCACGAATTTGTCCGATAAAATTTGCTTGTCATGGTAAAGACTTATGTTTAAACCGCAGTTAAAGCGTACCGATTTTCCACTTCGAATATAAACAGCGTCGTTTAGAGTGTTATACATTGGAGAGAGCAAGTCTCCCTTTGAATGCAAAATAAAGGGCTTTACGCCATCAAAATCACTGTCAACATTCAATACACAACCTGCGAAACACAAAAACTATTATCTGTAACATTCTTTTAATTCTGATAATTCACCGTCATCAAACTTTTTGAACGGTGAATTATCAGCGACAGTACTCGATCATTGAAGTCGTTCTTTAATCTCTATTCCTCTTTCTTCgctactttatatatatacttagaaaaatcaataataaatataatacaataaaacatacatatattatatttgtattcaattGTGTAATTGGCCATAACCAAATGGCAGAGACAGTGAAGGAGGAATTGATAAAAGCTGAATCCATATAAAGGGGACAGTTGTCACAAGTACGATGGGATAGGTTTTTGGAGCCAATAAAATGGAGGTTTGATATAACTTTTTTCTATGTGTCCTGGTTTAAAACGTTAGGAATACAGGGGACTAAATATACCAATAACGTCGCTACATCGCGGACACGCTGCCAGTTTAGTTTATTACCATCAGTGTAATGGTATAATGGTAGCAAAAGTTAAGCTCTACACTAAACAGTACACATACCACCTTTAACGACATCAAATTGGCGTGATATCGATCCGCAATATGACGTCACTTTACAAGTGTAAAACCCGGGTTGCTTAGCAATCAACATCGGTTCGCTTACTTTCAATTTAACGTCATCTTTTGTCCAAGTAAACTGAAAATATACATTACTTTGTAAAGCATTATATAACACTGATTAcgatttgaattaaaatgtacTTAATGTAACCTTTCTGGTGTCTTCCTTGTACCTTTAACCTTTTGTGAATCATTTTTGATTAGATTATAAGCCTTACAAAAACACACTGCAAAAAAGCAAAGACCCTCGTAGCGACGTAGTTTCTAcgtttttttgaatttcaaaacttttcaaatttcaaaGAACTATTACGACTATTTTCTCATTCATAATTCTGTGTCATccgtaattttgtttaaacagtGAAACAATCGTACAACACCTTTGCTCTTCAGTCtaattagataaattactGTAATCTACATTCACTTATTTTTACCTATTTACACTAAATACATAACTATAACGTTTAAATCGTCGAATAGGAAAAAAAGACCTTtcatttgatataaatatttgtgtatgtaATATACTTTCTAGTAATAATAGGATTACCTTTTATTTTTGctgaaaaaatagattttacttttacaACTATGTTCCCCGGGGCAAGCAAAGAGAATAAGATAATTAACAAGTATGTAGCCTTCTGAGCCTTTTTTTCCCCATTCAATGATAATTGTATTTCCCGGAACCTAATAGTTACACCAAACatacacattattattaagacgAGCAATTACATACGACTTTTACCTTAATATCACCAAATTCAGTTACATGACAGCGTAATAGAGTATTAGCAGAAACAATTGAAGGCTCCGGCTGGATAAACTGCGGTGGTGAACAGACAGTTAAATTAACTGTATACTCCGTGATGCCAGTTAATCTAGTAACACGACAAGTATACACTCCGGAATCTTGTAAGCGTCCATAGAGTGTTAAAGTTCCAttcataagaaagtgtccgtCCTGGAATAGAATAgccatgtattaaaaaaaacaaaacacgatttcatttaaataagcCCCTTAAAATAAGGGGCTGTACACCGGCGCCTCATAATTACAACTGTAATCTTAGGAGGAAAGAGTAGGAAGCGACTATATCGCTCATACTATACACGTTTCTAATACCTATCTCTCTCTTTTCAGTCGGTGGCTtatgtctgagcgtcgtggtcagtAAGCAAACATCTAGAGCGGACAATCTGTTTCCACCTGTgtctgtccagcgcctctcttataacagtgtatagttttgaggacgatgagtctttcGCTAGATCGGTCCATGGTTTGTGAACGGCCTGATCTTTTGCCGTTTGTGACCACGACCAGTTTCTCTAAACCTCACCTCTGCGCATCGTATTGCCTAATAACGTCTCAATTATTCTAAAAGACCGCGAGTTAACATATACTGCATTAGCTTCAAACGCAATATGTTATTATACTTATGGTGCAGCAGCTAAAGGTGAGTTTTATTATAAGGTAAAGTCCGACAGTACACAgggggacacaaacgtcaactgattgaccaatcacgcgatcgacacgtcactcagtgatacctaaaaatcacTTCATCGCAGGCAAgaacatttgttcaagatgtttgccggtatctctatctcggacacacgaacatagtgtaaaaacattatagaacactaaGGCTTTTAAGAAACATTACCTTTGTGAGCTTTAACTAactagtattgtagaaaattcaGTCaccataatattacttataagtcataattattgtataggctagattTTAAATCAGGTAAAGTCACAAAAGTAAGTGTgtgtgttaatatttaataaaaaacaaatgcgaCATTAACCCTTTTTAGTAGTAAATTACCCAAAAAATCTTCCtttaagtttttactaaaacataacattaacatttaaataattgattagttttattaataatataccttttttaattgaaagttATGGACTGAAACAGCATTATTCTTTAAATGAttgttactaaaaatatagatatcgTAAGTTGTTTTATGcttacaattaaaacattttatgtaatcattattatttccgAATTTAGCAAGAAATTGCacattaaaaagtttactgattcacaacatttaaaatttttcaaaGAAAGACATTTTGTCGATCCGATAAACGATCATTTGTtatgctatttattttaagtgttttttttgcGTAGTCccttaaattacttttttaatcttatttttttaagtcaaaTAAATGCTCAAATAACAATTGTAACCAACTTTCTtagtaattgaaataaaaatataaaaaagttaacttATGAAATTTTGATGGCCTTTTTTTAAGTGGTCTTAAGACCACTTATGCCTTTGTCTTCTTAAGGTACGAATTTGAAATTGACGCAGCCgtttaatactatatataagaTACTAATGAGTACAAACTTACTCGATACCATCTCAGGGTTTCGTCTTCTGAATGCGGTATGTTACAGTcgatattactttttttatccttaataataactaaagtcTTGCGTATCTGTAATTGTGAAGGTCCTCCTAAAAAATTTATACTTCAGAgaacaaagaattttaaaaaaatcaaataaattgaCAGAATagtatttcaaatatacaaatcaaaaatgtatataatataatgggTAATATAGCGAAGGTACAGTGAGTAATTTAATGCTGTGCCAGGGCCAGTTACAACCACAACAgacacacattacacacttaaaatgtaccttATTCCTTAAAAAAACGTTCCTTctgatttgattattattattatttttgttactaataaatgtaatgtttatgtttaatttatttatacgtccTAAAACAAActgtattcataaaatatacaagaaaatatgacttcacaaattttatacacatacatacatatattagaacttaaaaatttcaaactaGCAAGGAAAACATTGAATAAGCAacctcaaaataaaaaataactaaaattaatagaaagATAAACTTCATTATGAGATATAAAACTACTGTAAGGAAGGaagattgttgtaaaataaatattttaattaatgttagtaaTTGAGTTGTAAGAGCGAGCCTCGTCACAGGACCATTAAAGGTAGTAGATAAGCGAACCGTATAGAAGAGTTTTAATTCAAGTAACTCTGGGATTAAGAAGGAAAATCTATCAAGAATGAATGCCAAATCCTTAATACAAACAACAATTAGCTATCCAATTCTTCTGTGCcgcaattaaaaatgtataattaatctaTTGCACTAAGCATTCGTTTTTGATTGGCATGTTTACTAAGGTGTATTAACCCCGAGTGGACCCGAAAAATAGGTCCTTGTGACTATGAACTATGAACATATCAAAAACCTGGAGCCGAAAACGAAACGAGCGctcgtattttgttttataattacctTGTACAGTAATAACAAAGTTTTCCCACGCTGAACCAAGGGAGTTTTGTGCCTTACATGTGTAACTACCAGCCGAATCGGctgttatattatgtataaccAAAGAATTATTTACAGTTGTACACTTGGTACctgaaattatatcaataaaatgttaacattaccgtatgtgtatttttttctctatatGTTAACAagtatacagaaaaatataatttgcaataccatataaatgtacatttagaAATCGAATTGGaaattttattgcaatttttgttacgttatataatttttttttttaaatattattattttggctTACATAGTACATAAGGAGTAATCAATTTTTAGCCATACTACCGTACATTCTTTAGTTCCATTAATCGACCAAGTTACTTTGGGTTCAGGACTGCCAGTGGCAAGACATGGGATCACTACAACTGGATCACCGATCACTGCGATTATCAATCTTTTGCTAACTCTGCTAATAGTGGGCGGCACTAAGAAAGAGAAAGGAAAATAGTATAGTCAAGACCCTAGAGACATTTTTGGATTGTGGTTCAAGCTCAATGTCGAATCagtataatttacttcataCTTTAATGTAaggaaaacgggcaggatgcTCACCGAATATTAAGTGATAAGGTCATAAGGCTAGCAAGTGCATAGcgtccttttaagaattgctacgctcttttcttaaaaagaCAGGTTTCTTCACCCTAAGTGGAATTGATTTGAGGAAatggttatattatttttatcaaaagctgcaaaagtaaataacaaatttaagcTTTGTAAGTTTAGGTAATTGCTTATAAAAAGGAAGATAATAGAAAAAACATCTTTAATATCTACACTTActattacagataccggcaaacttcttgagcattaaacaagggagtgggggaaagtttgctcATCGttcacagcgcgggacacaaacgtgaactgatttaccaatcacgcgatcgacacgtaaCTCTCCCGCCGcacaggcaaggacatttgtcaCTTACCTTGCACTTGTACTTTATACGACGTAATGATTTTACTATTCCTTTTACACAGATATAAGCCAGCATCTTCGAGTGCAGCCCGCTTTATTTCGAAATGATGTATTCTGAAGGTTGATATAGGTTTAAAGGTGTTGCTGTAATTTGCTAAAGATCAGGCTATTCAAAGTTTAcatcttaaaataatgttagttGAACTTTTTCATACGATTGTCCCAgcaatatttatcaaaattaatttatttctttaacgtaatttttgaagtgaaacttctttaggcgcatgaggcTAACCatttttacggatgaaacgcaATACTAATAAGTACCAGTAATATACAGCGTTTTTTTCGAAGAAAacggagagagcgattgagagagTTTGAGAAAGGACGAACGTAGCAAGCAAATAGCCATGGAGCGAGAGAAGAACGACAATAgttgctatttttacaagatgtcaaagtcaaagtcaaaaatcatttattcatataggtaacacaatatacacttatgaacgccaattaaaaagaaatattcattaaatgcttctaatttgttctcaaatcaagggcgcagaacggaagagaagaactagaaataaactctccacctctttttttttgtatgacacAACGTTTGttaggagctgcaaccatcacaccatgttccacatgccATCAGCAAGAGGCATAGtaaaataggagcacgcacttacattctcgtgggaataACACCCAAATACATATTCAAAGATAGAAAAGAAAGATATTTGTTGAATCACGAacttatattgcatattttacttatcatAATGCTTTAGTCACAACAATACCAATAGAAATCGCAtcgaataatgtaaatatcgaagatataaatttaaaaaaaaattaataatatgtattaattttcggcacttttaatattttaatgacaattaaattaattaatttcctaACATACCTTCCTTTTTCCGTCCCTCTCAATCTCGGAAATctaaagttttagatttgtataaatatgaacaagacttaaaaattagtttgcCAAAGAAATtccacttctgacatgtgtacttagTATGCTcacacttttttaaaattaactagcGGTGTAACGGATATTTGATTCCGCACCTGTCAGAACTTAGTTCACAGATTCAGTTTATGACTCACATCGTCAACAGCTAACATATGAAAATGGCTACACATTTGGTTTCacattttgattttttgtatatttttctttttgtatctgtgtatgatgttataataatagtatctttgtttttaaacaaaaattagaaattattaatgtaagcCCTATGACAGTAATAGAAACTCTTTAACTTGCTttgtataatgttattttaaggtATATTATTCTGAACTGAGACTGCACGTTATATTGTAcgtcatatatttgtttaatttatgtcACTTGATCTGTATTGTTTACAACAAAATGTGTGCGGGTACCAGTGTACAAACGTAAGAagagaaacttctttatgaccttatttttagaaaaacgATCAACTATATgcaaatttacagaaattggttaaataaagttaaataaaataaagtttaaatgaaataattgtattatttgcattcttgtctatgataataaaaacctcTTGTTTgactttatgttatttaactttatttaagcaattttttaaaagtaggggatgccggtttcctcatgttATTTTCATTCGCCATACAATTGTTAATTCGAACGCATGACCTCAGCGATGAGAGGCACACGTAAGTATTTAtggtatttataaacatatgtatAACATACCCGGTATTTAGACACAGTGGTATAGTCTGACTGgaagaaaagaaaatccattcaCCAGCTAATCCCGAACATTCCAAGGTCAAATGATCTCCAATTGTTATATTCACTGTGGTTTTTACCGAATCTGTATAATTTTgcacatattaaaataaataaatcagtggctcTATAACCCTTTTAAAActgtttctgtttcatgataatttgtcaatagCCTGACACAGTATGTcaactttttggatctaaggcaatttggattccttacgatgttttccttcaccgttcaagcgagaAAGAAATCGCATGGGTGTACAGCCGAGAATCaaaactacgacctcagggataagatttgcacgctgaaaccactaggccaatactgtttttttttattttatttctcaaataTTAGGTTTAGGTTGGAGTAAGATACtccaacttaaaaaaaataaccttaAACTTTATCGATacaaatatcattaataaaaaaaattaattcaaataaatgttttcaattCAAATAGAAAGACAGAAACATGAAAAGAggccatttttaaaatataacatttaaaacccAATAAGCTCGTATTATTGAGTTTACGTTTTTATTGCTAATAAGTTAATAGTAGgcgctttaaaatattagtgtaCCTTCAGGAAGCAGTCGTATGAACGAATAACTCTATTAACGTAACGCTTATTTATCATTCTATTTAGAGTTTTTAGTTGAGTAGCCAGTATCTTTTTAGttacaacaattttaaaaacaattactttaaatttataatattaaacaatacatttagATTATGTAATTTTCTTACCGTTCTCATCAAACGGTGAAATTAATCGCGGGTAGATGCTCGTAAAAGTTTCATCTGAGTCGTCAATGACACCGTTAAtctaaaagttatataaatagattatttGTTTCGTAATCCtcaagttaatataaatatataacaaaaaaaaattacactaaaaatatatccgaaggtggaatacataataattacaaaaaggtgtaaatatttacaaaaggaaaaattcaatgcatttaactaagtaatatcCGGCAGTACACAATACAGATTGTGTGAAAGTGTGGAGACATGATGAACAATAGTTAACATACAAGTTTAGTTAAGGTTGGGTACTGTGACTTTGACTGTGTATTTATCATCAACAAGGCAATAACTAAAACTGGATCCAAGTCAGCTTTAAGTTGCCGTCACAGACTCCACTGATTTTTGGCCGCTCTTTCAGATTTCAGAGAAACTCGTTTTATTCATTCAgggttttgtttaatatcgtTCTTTGAATAAACAAAGACTTACGGGAATTAATCTGCACCTCAACTAATCTAGAATATCCAATTTAGACTAATTTTAAGGATACCTTATTGTATACTCACCCTTATTCCAATTAgatcttttgtaaataatatcgGTTCGCCTGATGCGTAGAAATTGTTGTACAGCTTATGTATTTTGAGTGATTGAGACCAATTCTTGTAATTATATACTTCGGCCGATAATATATCgatattttcattgtatttattaacttcAATTGATAAATACGAGCTGATGTCTGTAAGATAATATGTTGTACATCTccataaagttatattttaatgctgGTTAAGGTTTCCTTAAGAGTTTAACTTccgaaaatacatatttttttaattacacttaAAAGTTAAGTTGACAAGATATATCTACACCGCcgatcattaaataaaaaaaccaaaaacAGTTATTCTATCCCAACTAAACCCAgcattcaaagtcaaagtcaaatcatttatttcaattaggccTATTAAAAAAGCACTTTTGAaagttaaacttatttaaaaaaatgactcTTGTTGCCCCAATGTAAGGTTCCAAAAGGTAGTCATATGAAAATAGGAAACTCCAGACTTCATAGATTACCATctaaatatacacaaaacatATTGTacagtaaatattgttaaaattcctaacaaaacatacattacgaaaatttatacaatattggaAAACGGCTAATTTCCGATTCGacaattagttatttttaagttcaCATTTATTATTCGACCTACATGTTAGTGGAGAAGCAAATGGTTTGCTTCTAGATGACGGTGGCTCGGCATACACCCCAGGTGTGAATCTCAGTCTTGAAGTAGCTCTGATTATAACTTGGCATCTCCCTTCACACGTGACATAAGCGAAATTTAAACCAGTATTAGCATTAAAAGCTCCTGTGTCCTGAAATGTTTAAATCGACTTATACCATTGTACCATATATAATGCATTGCATTTTATggataatatagtatatagaaTGAGAATAAACCATTTACGTAagcataattaaaattcactGGTCCCATTCATTCATGGAAAGGCTAGAAATTACctattatactttatttatggCCATGGGTTCAGTCAGCAAGTGTTGATTATACCATGAAATGGCGAAAGTATACTACGTGAAATATCTGTTGCATATtagtatgaaaatattgatattttattttcagtattAACGGATATGGACACGGACACAGCAAGATATTTAGAGAAAAAGACTCGTTAAAAgattttagaaattattgGTCCAA
This is a stretch of genomic DNA from Pieris brassicae chromosome 1, ilPieBrab1.1, whole genome shotgun sequence. It encodes these proteins:
- the LOC123707789 gene encoding uncharacterized protein LOC123707789; amino-acid sequence: MPPPITNISAYKNSYILVLSNYKNPVHTSTGLSNTLREALKKHVQVSFFTIESPMTDEVSPHYEISSTLTNATGGVYLPINDLNYSVLRYICDELIHKRILVDIKVFHANYEPISVIGFTVDKQSEEYSIILIGGRAELLSLTNYRNESIKYTHIPLSQSVDTGAFNANTGLNFAYVTCEGRCQVIIRATSRLRFTPGVYAEPPSSRSKPFASPLTYISSYLSIEVNKYNENIDILSAEVYNYKNWSQSLKIHKLYNNFYASGEPILFTKDLIGIRINGVIDDSDETFTSIYPRLISPFDENDSVKTTVNITIGDHLTLECSGLAGEWIFFSSSQTIPLCLNTGIHHFEIKRAALEDAGLYLCKRNSKIITSYKVQVQVPPTISRVSKRLIIAVIGDPVVVIPCLATGSPEPKVTWSINGTKECTKCTTVNNSLVIHNITADSAGSYTCKAQNSLGSAWENFVITVQGGPSQLQIRKTLVIIKDKKSNIDCNIPHSEDETLRWYRDGHFLMNGTLTLYGRLQDSGVYTCRVTRLTGITEYTVNLTVCSPPQFIQPEPSIVSANTLLRCHVTEFGDIKFTWTKDDVKLKVSEPMLIAKQPGFYTCKVTSYCGSISRQFDVVKGGCVLNVDSDFDGVKPFILHSKGDLLSPMYNTLNDAVYIRSGKSVRFNCGLNISLYHDKQILSDKFVEGVCLKDSLFKINKRSYDFKNLSCDGRLSKIVRNDEVNCGLKRSLKNINYYFGFISVHLYEVCMTQLEPVYVRHRLNKAKANKIPTLKDSPTLSDKLHYLENKYFCDNNDSGFCFKSRQLLNAIDVYPGQAFTTTFSSYNIVPEWRHQWSNWKELEKRVRVIPNTIHKTAEVYVYNGVIHTSNLNKDLKTNLNTKDNYTVVYTNINNQKNILPAPMFLFKAVHNFKDRTGVAFIQLNIPNVTKEEAEKYVFCLDICNEIEWLKNVDWKNPKRGYIYCCTIREFNLLFSNVVFIKQVKGILKKI